The Euphorbia lathyris chromosome 2, ddEupLath1.1, whole genome shotgun sequence genome includes a window with the following:
- the LOC136216857 gene encoding heavy metal-associated isoprenylated plant protein 4 isoform X2 — protein MAANKQKTDEVIIAVYKVNLHCQQCARDIKKPLLTMQGVHSVDADFEKAEIKVKGVIDVIKIHKKIEKMSKKKVELLSPLLKKEIVVTEKKVVKEIKQVSSTTVKVHMHCDKCENDLRTRLLKHKGIYSVKTDMKTQHLTVEGTIESEKLLAYIRKKVHKKAEILASKIHKKEEKKEEPKKAEVKSIVKVSETKEFKTVEKVELGNYFIHHVYAPQLFSDENPNACTIM, from the exons ATGGCAGCAAATAAACAAAAAACTGATGAAGTGATAATTGCTGTCTACAAAGTTAACTTGCACTGTCAACAATGTGCTCGCGATATCAAGAAGCCTCTTCTCACCATGCAGG GGGTTCATAGTGTGGATGCTGATTTCGAGAAGGCTGAAATTAAGGTGAAAGGCGTGATCGATGTGAtaaaaatccataaaaaaattgaaaaaatgagCAAGAAAAAGGTCGAGTTGCTGTCACCACTACTTAAGAAGGAAATTGTTGTTACAGAGAAAAAAGTAGTCAAGGAAATCAAACAA GTAAGCTCGACAACAGTTAAGGTTCACATGCATTGTGATAAATGTGAGAACGACCTAAGGACAAGATTACTGAAGCACAAAG GAATTTACAGTGTGAAAACGGACATGAAAACTCAGCATCTAACCGTTGAAGGAACCATCGAGTCAGAGAAGCTACTAGCTTACATACGAAAGAAAGTGCATAAGAAGGCAGAGATTTTGGCCTCGAAGATacacaaaaaagaagaaaagaaagaagaaccTAAAAAAGCCGAAGTGAAATCCATTGTGAAAGTGAGTGAAACTAAAGAATTCAAGACAGTAGAAAAAGTGGAATTGGGCAATTACTTTATTCACCATGTCTATGCTCCTCAGTTGTTTAGTGATGAAAATCCAAATGCTTGCACTATCATGTAG
- the LOC136216857 gene encoding heavy metal-associated isoprenylated plant protein 4 isoform X1, with translation MSRKALAANSANKQKTDEVIIAVYKVNLHCQQCARDIKKPLLTMQGVHSVDADFEKAEIKVKGVIDVIKIHKKIEKMSKKKVELLSPLLKKEIVVTEKKVVKEIKQVSSTTVKVHMHCDKCENDLRTRLLKHKGIYSVKTDMKTQHLTVEGTIESEKLLAYIRKKVHKKAEILASKIHKKEEKKEEPKKAEVKSIVKVSETKEFKTVEKVELGNYFIHHVYAPQLFSDENPNACTIM, from the exons CAAATAAACAAAAAACTGATGAAGTGATAATTGCTGTCTACAAAGTTAACTTGCACTGTCAACAATGTGCTCGCGATATCAAGAAGCCTCTTCTCACCATGCAGG GGGTTCATAGTGTGGATGCTGATTTCGAGAAGGCTGAAATTAAGGTGAAAGGCGTGATCGATGTGAtaaaaatccataaaaaaattgaaaaaatgagCAAGAAAAAGGTCGAGTTGCTGTCACCACTACTTAAGAAGGAAATTGTTGTTACAGAGAAAAAAGTAGTCAAGGAAATCAAACAA GTAAGCTCGACAACAGTTAAGGTTCACATGCATTGTGATAAATGTGAGAACGACCTAAGGACAAGATTACTGAAGCACAAAG GAATTTACAGTGTGAAAACGGACATGAAAACTCAGCATCTAACCGTTGAAGGAACCATCGAGTCAGAGAAGCTACTAGCTTACATACGAAAGAAAGTGCATAAGAAGGCAGAGATTTTGGCCTCGAAGATacacaaaaaagaagaaaagaaagaagaaccTAAAAAAGCCGAAGTGAAATCCATTGTGAAAGTGAGTGAAACTAAAGAATTCAAGACAGTAGAAAAAGTGGAATTGGGCAATTACTTTATTCACCATGTCTATGCTCCTCAGTTGTTTAGTGATGAAAATCCAAATGCTTGCACTATCATGTAG